One genomic window of Mucilaginibacter sp. SJ includes the following:
- the dacB gene encoding D-alanyl-D-alanine carboxypeptidase/D-alanyl-D-alanine endopeptidase, which yields MRRLLVISFLFIGGSVAAQTLQQKISNAFGRLQTDSQCNYASVSLTVLDAKTGEQVFGGNPNMGLATASTLKTITSITAFNILGPDFQYQTQLGYTGEIGADGTLTGDIIIKGAGDPTLGSWRYEQTKEGHVIALMADALQKAGIKKVNGRIIGDDSIFGTQSIPEGWIWQDIGNYYGAGTSGLCWRENQFDIKLRTGAVGSPVGISRTVPLMPYLAFKSELTNGSAGSGDNAYAFLPVGSKVIYLRGTYAVDQEKKSISAAVPDAAYDAALRLNDTLRSLGIIIGNEPESANTLSAKNLPLPIITKNLATISSPTLSKIVYWLNQKSINLYAEQLLKTIAWKQGRKPTTANGVDEVQKFWAAKGIDARSMNIYDGSGLSPGDRVTTLTLARILQSAKKESWFADFYTSLPVYNDMKMKSGSINNVLCYAGYQTKNGRELCFSIMVNNFSGPSRSIKEKMFRVLDELK from the coding sequence ATGAGGCGCTTACTGGTAATTAGTTTTTTATTTATAGGAGGATCTGTTGCGGCGCAAACGCTTCAGCAAAAAATATCAAATGCTTTTGGCCGTTTACAGACCGATAGCCAGTGCAATTATGCTTCGGTATCGTTAACTGTGCTTGATGCCAAAACCGGGGAGCAGGTGTTTGGTGGTAACCCTAACATGGGTTTGGCTACCGCTTCAACGCTTAAAACCATTACCAGTATTACGGCCTTTAATATTTTAGGGCCCGATTTTCAATATCAAACGCAATTGGGTTATACCGGTGAGATTGGTGCCGACGGCACGCTTACCGGCGATATTATCATTAAAGGAGCCGGCGACCCAACCCTGGGCAGCTGGCGTTATGAGCAAACCAAAGAGGGGCATGTAATAGCCCTTATGGCGGATGCCCTGCAAAAGGCCGGGATCAAAAAAGTTAACGGCCGCATCATTGGCGATGACAGCATTTTCGGTACCCAATCCATTCCCGAAGGCTGGATCTGGCAGGATATCGGCAACTATTACGGAGCCGGTACATCGGGTCTTTGCTGGCGCGAAAATCAGTTTGATATAAAGCTGCGTACGGGTGCGGTTGGTAGCCCGGTTGGCATATCACGTACTGTTCCGCTGATGCCATACCTTGCATTTAAAAGCGAGTTGACAAATGGTTCTGCCGGCTCAGGCGATAATGCTTATGCTTTTTTACCGGTTGGCAGTAAAGTAATATATCTGCGCGGAACTTATGCTGTTGATCAGGAAAAAAAAAGTATTTCGGCCGCTGTCCCCGATGCTGCTTATGATGCTGCGTTGCGGCTCAATGATACGCTGAGGAGTTTAGGTATCATTATTGGTAATGAGCCGGAGTCAGCCAATACTTTGAGCGCTAAAAACCTGCCATTGCCCATAATTACTAAAAATCTGGCAACTATATCATCACCAACTTTAAGCAAAATAGTTTACTGGCTTAACCAGAAAAGTATTAACCTTTACGCTGAGCAGTTACTCAAAACCATAGCCTGGAAACAGGGCCGCAAGCCTACAACGGCAAATGGTGTGGATGAGGTACAAAAGTTTTGGGCGGCCAAAGGGATAGATGCCCGTAGCATGAATATTTACGACGGTAGCGGCCTTTCGCCCGGTGACAGGGTAACTACGTTAACGCTGGCCCGCATCCTGCAATCGGCAAAGAAGGAAAGCTGGTTTGCCGATTTTTATACAAGTCTGCCGGTTTATAATGATATGAAAATGAAAAGCGGTAGCATCAATAATGTGTTGTGTTATGCCGGTTATCAAACCAAAAAC
- a CDS encoding APC family permease, producing the protein MAKNSSQPKMKHELSLLDGTMLVSGSMIGSGIFIVSADITRNVGSAGWLIAIWVITGFMTLTAALSYGELSGMFPKAGGQYVYLKEAYNKLIAFLYGWSFFAVIQTGTIAAVGVAFSKFAAYLIHPLSEENILFQLGFLKISAAQLMSIFIIVLLTYINTKGVKSGKLIQTTFTLTKLLSLFGLIIFGFVALKPEIWHANWSNAWDIHNLKADNTTVSLTLAAAMGAIAASMVGSIFSSDAWNSVTFIAGEMKNPKRDVALSLGLGTLIVTIIYVSANVAYTGVLSMHDIATAEKDRVAVAASHVIFGNLGTYIIAIMIMISTFGCNNGLILSGARVYYTMAKDGLFFKQTGELNKSGVPEFGLWIQAVVASILCLSGRYGDLLDMISFVVVIFYVLTIFGIYILRRKHPNAERPYKALGYPILPAIYIIMGLIFCVLLIIYKPQFTWPGLIIVLIGVPIYYISQRNVKKQDEALTGN; encoded by the coding sequence ATGGCGAAAAACTCATCGCAACCCAAAATGAAACATGAGCTGAGCTTGCTGGACGGTACCATGCTGGTATCGGGTTCCATGATAGGCTCAGGTATTTTTATTGTTAGTGCCGATATTACCCGTAATGTTGGCTCTGCCGGCTGGCTGATAGCTATCTGGGTTATCACCGGTTTCATGACCCTTACCGCGGCCCTAAGTTATGGCGAATTAAGCGGGATGTTTCCCAAAGCCGGCGGGCAATATGTATATTTAAAGGAGGCTTATAATAAGCTTATCGCTTTTTTATATGGCTGGAGCTTTTTCGCGGTGATCCAAACAGGTACTATTGCCGCGGTAGGTGTTGCTTTTAGTAAGTTTGCTGCGTATTTGATACACCCACTTAGCGAGGAGAACATTCTTTTTCAACTCGGTTTCTTAAAGATCAGTGCAGCCCAGTTGATGTCGATTTTCATCATTGTATTACTTACTTATATCAATACCAAAGGAGTAAAAAGTGGCAAACTTATCCAAACCACATTCACACTTACCAAGCTTTTAAGTTTGTTTGGTTTGATCATATTTGGTTTTGTAGCACTAAAGCCCGAAATATGGCATGCCAACTGGAGTAACGCCTGGGATATTCATAACCTTAAAGCGGATAATACAACTGTTAGCCTTACCCTTGCTGCTGCCATGGGGGCTATTGCAGCTTCGATGGTAGGTTCGATATTCAGTAGTGATGCCTGGAATAGCGTAACCTTTATAGCAGGTGAAATGAAAAACCCCAAAAGGGATGTTGCCTTAAGCCTTGGTCTGGGTACTTTGATCGTCACCATTATTTATGTATCGGCTAATGTGGCTTATACTGGTGTGCTTTCCATGCATGATATAGCGACGGCCGAAAAAGACCGCGTTGCGGTAGCTGCATCACACGTGATATTCGGCAACCTCGGTACTTATATCATTGCAATAATGATCATGATATCAACTTTTGGCTGCAATAACGGCCTGATACTTTCGGGTGCAAGGGTTTATTACACTATGGCAAAAGACGGGTTATTCTTTAAACAAACAGGTGAATTAAATAAATCTGGCGTACCCGAGTTTGGTTTATGGATCCAGGCCGTGGTAGCTTCGATACTTTGCCTAAGCGGCCGTTACGGTGATTTGTTGGATATGATATCCTTTGTAGTGGTTATTTTTTATGTTCTTACCATCTTCGGCATTTATATCCTGCGGAGAAAACATCCAAATGCTGAGCGCCCTTATAAAGCACTGGGATACCCAATTTTGCCTGCCATATACATTATTATGGGACTGATATTTTGTGTATTGTTGATCATTTACAAACCGCAGTTTACCTGGCCTGGCTTAATTATTGTATTGATTGGTGTGCCCATATATTATATTTCGCAACGGAACGTTAAAAAACAGGATGAGGCGCTTACTGGTAATTAG